A DNA window from Coffea arabica cultivar ET-39 chromosome 6c, Coffea Arabica ET-39 HiFi, whole genome shotgun sequence contains the following coding sequences:
- the LOC113695457 gene encoding uncharacterized protein isoform X1: MEKDPLNQEIQLPPGFRFHPSDEELIVHYLRKKATKIPLPAAIIADVELYKFNPWDLPKKALFGEDEWYFFTPRDRKYPNGMRPNRMASSGYWKATGTDKPILSSSGAKVIGAKKALVFYTGRPPKGNKTDWIMHEYRLPEATWTAKKERSMRLDDWVLCRVRQKTGTAGNLWEDRNGPASKETAQCHPKLDKHCPVPMGTTSTAPATAEMVREYLYRDCPMVPFLFGSQEFACMDTVSNIISFQGSKASSQTGPPCVDSVSNISFEGNKTSSVCGDNFNIDYLQNAVLPSSSSSGNGLLHMRKRKNILTIEGNGGEGDISFTHPHKKQTHRSVGQMEGNQPQSTSNDTTGTVSCSTNQMERNNSSADQLGSIMMYQDLYSLAFA; the protein is encoded by the exons ATGGAAAAAGATCCACTCAATCAAGAGATTCAGCTCCCTCCTGGCTTTCGATTTCATCCCTCCGATGAGGAACTCATCGTGCACTATCTCAGGAAAAAAGCCACCAAAATTCCACTCCCGGCTGCTATTATTGCTGATGTTGAACTTTACAAATTTAACCCCTGGGATCTACCAA AGAAAGCTCTATTTGGGGAGGACGAATGGTACTTCTTTACTCCGAGGGATAGGAAGTACCCGAATGGGATGAGGCCTAATCGAATGGCATCCTCAGGTTACTGGAAGGCTACTGGAACCGATAAGCCTATCCTGTCTTCCTCTGGTGCAAAGGTCATCGGAGCCAAGAAAGCTTTAGTGTTCTACACAGGACGTCCCCCAAAGGGTAACAAGACTGACTGGATCATGCATGAGTATCGGCTGCCCGAAGCAACTTGGACCGCCAAGAAAGAAAGATCTATGAGA TTGGATGACTGGGTGCTTTGCCGAGTGAGGCAGAAAACCGGCACGGCAGGAAACCTTTGGGAAGACAGAAATGGTCCTGCAAGCAAAGAAACAGCTCAATGCCATCCAAAATTGGACAAACACTGCCCTGTCCCTATGGGAACAACAAGTACGGCTCCCGCAACTGCTGAAATGGTCAGAGAATATCTATACAGAGACTGTCCAATGGTACCATTTCTCTTTGGCTCTCAAGAATTTGCTTGCATGGATACCGTCTCTAACATAATAAGTTTCCAAGGCAGCAAGGCGTCCTCACAAACTGGCCCTCCTTGCGTGGACTCAGTATCCAACATAAGTTTCGAAGGGAACAAGACTTCATCCGTTTGCGGGGACAACTTTAACATAGACTATTTGCAAAATGCTGtccttccttcttcttcttcttccggTAATGGTTTGTTGCACATGCGGAAGAGGAAAAATATACTAACAATAGAAGGGAATGGTGGTGAAGGGGATATTAGTTTCACACACCCCCACAAGAAACAAACCCACAGATCAGTAGGCCAAATGGAGGGCAATCAGCCCCAGTCTACGAGCAACGACACTACAGGTACCGTTTCTTGCAGTACAAACCAAATGGAGAGAAACAACTCCAGCGCGGATCAGTTGGGCTCTATCATGATGTATCAAGATCTATACAGTTTGGCCTTTGCTTGA
- the LOC113695457 gene encoding NAC domain-containing protein 18 isoform X2: MEKDPLNQEIQLPPGFRFHPSDEELIVHYLRKKATKIPLPAAIIADVELYKFNPWDLPKKALFGEDEWYFFTPRDRKYPNGMRPNRMASSGYWKATGTDKPILSSSGAKVIGAKKALVFYTGRPPKGNKTDWIMHEYRLPEATWTAKKERSMRLDDWVLCRVRQKTGTAGNLWEDRNGPASKETAQCHPKLDKHCPVPMGTTSTAPATAEMVREYLYRDCPMAARRPHKLALLAWTQYPT; the protein is encoded by the exons ATGGAAAAAGATCCACTCAATCAAGAGATTCAGCTCCCTCCTGGCTTTCGATTTCATCCCTCCGATGAGGAACTCATCGTGCACTATCTCAGGAAAAAAGCCACCAAAATTCCACTCCCGGCTGCTATTATTGCTGATGTTGAACTTTACAAATTTAACCCCTGGGATCTACCAA AGAAAGCTCTATTTGGGGAGGACGAATGGTACTTCTTTACTCCGAGGGATAGGAAGTACCCGAATGGGATGAGGCCTAATCGAATGGCATCCTCAGGTTACTGGAAGGCTACTGGAACCGATAAGCCTATCCTGTCTTCCTCTGGTGCAAAGGTCATCGGAGCCAAGAAAGCTTTAGTGTTCTACACAGGACGTCCCCCAAAGGGTAACAAGACTGACTGGATCATGCATGAGTATCGGCTGCCCGAAGCAACTTGGACCGCCAAGAAAGAAAGATCTATGAGA TTGGATGACTGGGTGCTTTGCCGAGTGAGGCAGAAAACCGGCACGGCAGGAAACCTTTGGGAAGACAGAAATGGTCCTGCAAGCAAAGAAACAGCTCAATGCCATCCAAAATTGGACAAACACTGCCCTGTCCCTATGGGAACAACAAGTACGGCTCCCGCAACTGCTGAAATGGTCAGAGAATATCTATACAGAGACTGTCCAATG GCAGCAAGGCGTCCTCACAAACTGGCCCTCCTTGCGTGGACTCAGTATCCAACATAA
- the LOC113695197 gene encoding zinc finger protein JACKDAW, with protein MLVMSANMFTVPPSVNGFSPEPADTNPTSSNSNPKSNSTTTNPAGKKKRNLPGNPDPDAEVIALSPKTLMATNRFICEICNKGFQREQNLQLHRRGHNLPWKLKQRTTKEQVKRKVYICPEKTCVHHDPSRALGDLTGIKKHFSRKHGEKKWKCEKCSKKYAVQSDWKAHSKTCGTREYKCDCGTLFSRKDSFITHRAFCDALAEESARITSVAANNFNFKTDQQHLNGGALLNHPGSFPHGLSGPSGISQIGVDFATGNQLKPRLSLWLDQASNPQLNHADMPPSQNLYMPSASHHDIMQMSSAADVFGNYGMPWQQLEKSSAPPSSASSSSAANLSLSPMMPQQVLKDEGAGGSINTQTLSSLYSPSAASNNDISHSKSSATPMSATALLQKAAQMGSSKSTAAIFGNGFGIMNPSSSSSSPAVAANMIAPAAFSSGLAQNRTEMMQVFGKQTDNMMGGGSNMTSSTSSTLTNNLDHQPMVQTSTVADSQTVASLGGFHRHPGFNAVVEHASLTRDFLGMGGDGGRPFLPHELAKFASMSSAMGLGHFSSNH; from the exons ATGCTAGTCATGTCTGCAAATATGTTTACAGTTCCCCCTTCAGTCAATGGCTTTTCTCCAGAGCCAGCTGATACGAACCCTACTAGCAGTAATTCCAATCCCAAATCCAACTCCACCACCACTAACCCAGCTGgcaaaaagaagagaaatctACCAGGAAACCCAG ATCCAGATGCTGAAGTTATTGCTCTCTCGCCCAAGACCCTTATGGCAACGAACAGATTCATATGCGAAATTTGCAACAAGGGTTTCCAAAGAGAACAAAACTTGCAGCTTCATAGAAGGGGGCACAATCTTCCATGGAAGCTTAAACAAAGGACTACTAAAGAGCAAGTGAAGAGGAAGGTGTACATATGCCCAGAAAAGACATGCGTCCACCACGACCCGTCTCGAGCACTCGGGGACCTCACCGGGATAAAGAAGCACTTCAGCAGGAAGCACGGGGAGAAGAAGTGGAAGTGTGAGAAATGTTCAAAGAAGTACGCAGTTCAATCGGACTGGAAAGCTCATTCTAAGACTTGCGGGACTAGAGAGTATAAATGCGACTGTGGAACGCTCTTTTCCAG AAAAGACAGCTTTATCACGCATAGAGCTTTCTGCGATGCCTTAGCTGAAGAAAGTGCAAGAATTACTTCTGTTGCGgccaataatttcaacttcaaaaCTGATCAGCAGCATTTAAATGGTGGTGCTCTGCTAAATCATCCGGGTAGTTTTCCTCACGGACTGAGCGGTCCGTCTGGGATTTCACAAATTGGGGTAGACTTTGCAACTGGAAATCAGCTCAAGCCTAGACTTTCATTGTGGTTGGATCAAGCTAGCAATCCTCAGCTCAATCACGCTGATATGCCCCCAAGCCAAAATCTTTACATGCCCTCGGCTTCACACCATGACATCATGCAAATGTCGTCGGCTGCTGATGTCTTTGGCAATTATGGCATGCCTTGGCAGCAGCTGGAAAAGAGTAGCGCACCACCGTCATCAGCATCATCGTCTTCCGCAGCAAATCTCTCCTTATCGCCGATGATGCCCCAGCAAGTCTTAAAGGATGAGGGAGCCGGAGGCAGCATTAACACCCAAACCCTTTCTTCTTTGTACTCCCCTAGTGCTGCCAGTAACAATGATATCAGTCATTCAAAATCTTCGGCGACGCCAATGTCGGCCACTGCCCTTCTCCAGAAGGCAGCTCAGATGGGGTCATCTAAAAGCACCGCAGCAATCTTCGGCAATGGCTTCGGCATAATGAACCCCTCCTCTTCGTCGTCTTCTCCTGCTGTTGCTGCTAATATGATTGCCCCAGCAGCTTTTAGCAGTGGTTTAGCGCAAAATAGGACAGAGATGATGCAGGTTTTCGGGAAGCAAACGGACAATATGATGGGCGGGGGTTCGAATATGACTTCGTCAACCAGTTCCACGTTAACCAATAATCTGGATCATCAGCCCATGGTGCAAACCAGTACTGTCGCAGACAGCCAAACTGTGGCTTCCTTGGGCGGTTTTCATCGTCACCCGGGATTCAATGCAGTCGTCGAACACGCAAGTCTAACCAGAGATTTTCTTGGAATGGGTGGAGACGGCGGACGTCCTTTCTTGCCACACGAGCTTGCGAAATTTGCCTCAATGAGTTCAGCCATGGGTTTGGGGCATTTCAGCAGCAATCACTAG